Genomic DNA from Candidatus Methylarchaceae archaeon HK02M2:
AAAAATATAGTAAGGTTATCCTACTTCTTGATCTTGACAGGAAGGGAAGAGCGTTGACAAAAAAGGCCATCATAATTTTACAAGGGAAGAATAATAAAATAGATTTATTCTTTAGAAGAGAATTGGCGAAAGCAACTAAAGGAAGGTTAAGACAGATAGAAGAATTGATTCGATTTAAGGAAGGTCTTCAGAATCTAACCTATTTCAATTTCTAAATAAATTTAACTTAAATATCTAACAATAAATTCAT
This window encodes:
- a CDS encoding toprim domain-containing protein; its protein translation is MREAKDEETLHALSLFVRKLNDECKHGALVVVEGQHDAEALNSIGFKGNLFLLCHNRKLTELASESEKYSKVILLLDLDRKGRALTKKAIIILQGKNNKIDLFFRRELAKATKGRLRQIEELIRFKEGLQNLTYFNF